A window of the Synchiropus splendidus isolate RoL2022-P1 chromosome 6, RoL_Sspl_1.0, whole genome shotgun sequence genome harbors these coding sequences:
- the si:dkey-28n18.9 gene encoding sorting nexin-6, whose translation MMEEVKEAASSLSVQGDSIAITEVSKDGDNLVFIIVSQKLSGTGTYMVDRTYDDFEWLQQHLFSQEEVPGLQGVIFPPLPAKAQVNPSAKVMKQLGVLALGDWRPYAVALQRFLRQVAAHKILNKNTAFETFLTSTDQPGQQRSKKNLFNRLSQAMEEMRKEGHKDVDDFFQSKRDHNHLLTSYTKNSAERFLDMVQTEQKIALAFAHFAASLHLCVEPGDDPEKKAFSQICVKLSAVFDSMKENMSSVADNSVFTLGLGLDLESRYQEAEKEMLFRRTCKLVELETARRNAEKAKPVKKPVMEVVKKAAEEEFNQVSQVAKKEIARFEEARLLMLQQAMVQWCEKQLETARKSAEVFKQHLEVFRAMAL comes from the exons ATGATG GAAGAAGTGAAAGAGGCGGCATCTTCTCTGAGCGTTCAAGGTGATAGCATTGCCATCACTGAGGTGTCCAAAGATGGAGACAATCTggtctttatcattgtttctcaGAAG CTTTCTGGGACTGGAACGTACATGGTGGACCGAACCTATGATGACTTTGAGTGGCTGCAGCAACATCTGTTTTCTCAAGAGGAAGTGCCTGGATTACAAGGAGTCATA ttccctcctcttcctgccaAGGCTCAGGTGAACCCATCTGCCAAGGTCATGAAGCAGCTTG GCGTCCTGGCCCTGGGAGACTGGAGGCCGTATGCTGTAGCCCTACAGAGGTTCCTCCGCCAGGTTGCCGCTCACAAGATACTCAACAAAAATACTGCGTTTGAGACTTTTTTAACCAGCACAGAC CAACCAGGCCAGCAGAGATccaagaaaaaccttttcaacCGCCTGAGTCAGGCCATGGAGGAGATGAGAAAAGAAGGCCACAAG GACGTAGACGACTTCTTTCAGTCCAAGCGAGATCACAATCATCTTTTGACCAGCTACACCAAGAACTCAGCGGAG AGATTCCTGGATATGGTGCAAACAGAGCAAA AAATAGCGTTGGCCTTCGCACACTTCGCTGCATCTCTTCATCTCTGTGTGGAACCAGGAGACgatccagaaaaaaaagctttttcaca GATCTGTGTGAAACTGTCAGCCGTCTTTGATTCCATGAAG GAAAACATGTCGAGTGTTGCGGACAACAGCGTCTTTACTCTTGGCCTGGGCCTGGACCTGGAGTCTCGCTATCAGGAGGCTGAGAAG GAAATGCTGTTCAGAAGAACCTGTAAACTGGTGGAACTGGAAACAGCTAGgagaaatgcagaaaaagccaAACCTGTCAAGAAGCCAGTC atggaggtggtgaagaaagcagcagaggaggagttcAACCAAGTCTCCCAGGTTGCCAAGAAAGAG ATCGCGCGGTTCGAGGAAGCACGTTTGTTGATGCTGCAGCAGGCGATGGTTCAGTGGTGCGAGAAGCAGCTGGAAACAGCTCGAAAAAGTGCTGAGGTGTTCAAGCAGCACCTGGAAGTGTTCCGAGCCATGGCCTTGTGA